The Nitrospinota bacterium genome includes a region encoding these proteins:
- a CDS encoding glycosyltransferase family protein has product MSGTLHRVAAIIQARCGSTRLHNKIFEPIGPKPLLWWVVKRLKNTPLVDSVIIATSTLEPDAAVEAFAASEGLPCVRGSEDDVLDRYMAAIRAYPAQTVVRATGDNPLVDPATLNNMIKAHLASGADYTGLSGSAPLGSTAEVFSAEALERTWREAQTPQYREHVTAYMYTNPDKFRINRVPAANGVTGRRYRLTVDTAKDMELVKTIYAKLDEHGEPFDCVHAVKLLEAHPEMAAINAGVEQKDWRETK; this is encoded by the coding sequence ATGTCCGGAACTCTCCACCGCGTGGCCGCCATCATCCAGGCAAGGTGCGGCTCCACGAGGCTTCACAACAAGATATTCGAGCCCATCGGCCCAAAGCCGCTCCTGTGGTGGGTGGTGAAACGGCTGAAGAACACACCCCTTGTGGATTCGGTCATCATCGCCACGTCCACCCTGGAGCCGGACGCGGCGGTGGAGGCTTTCGCGGCAAGCGAGGGGTTGCCATGCGTGCGCGGATCGGAAGACGACGTGCTCGACAGGTATATGGCCGCCATCCGGGCGTATCCGGCGCAAACAGTCGTCCGCGCCACAGGGGACAATCCGCTGGTGGACCCGGCCACCCTGAACAACATGATCAAAGCGCATCTTGCCTCCGGCGCCGATTACACGGGCCTTTCCGGCTCCGCCCCGTTGGGTTCGACGGCGGAGGTTTTCTCGGCGGAGGCGCTGGAGCGGACATGGCGGGAGGCCCAAACGCCGCAATACCGGGAGCATGTCACCGCCTACATGTACACAAACCCGGACAAATTCCGCATCAACCGCGTCCCCGCCGCAAACGGCGTCACCGGAAGGAGATACAGGCTCACCGTGGACACCGCAAAGGACATGGAGCTTGTGAAAACGATCTACGCGAAGCTCGATGAGCATGGCGAACCCTTCGATTGCGTCCACGCGGTGAAGTTGCTGGAGGCCCATCCGGAGATGGCGGCGATAAACGCGGGCGTGGAGCAGAAGGACTGGCGGGAGACGAAATAG
- a CDS encoding MBL fold metallo-hydrolase, which produces MANLTFLGTGTSTGIPMIGCDCPVCASSDTRDKRLRASIWVQGEGASVLVDTSTDLRAQALRAGIRRLDAVIYTHHHADHVHGIDELRSFNFLQKEPVACYGNRETLERIMRMFGYIFDDHPGKGGGKPKLALNVIEGEICVGSLKITPVPVFHGEMEIYGYRIGSAAYVTDCSKIPPASMKLLKGVDTLILGALGLKSHDTHFTVEKALGAIKKLAPRRAYLTHLNHNIGHKELSRSLPDNVKLAYDGLEVEI; this is translated from the coding sequence ATGGCGAATCTCACTTTCCTTGGCACCGGGACATCAACGGGGATCCCCATGATCGGGTGCGATTGCCCGGTGTGCGCATCGTCCGACACGCGGGACAAAAGGCTTCGCGCCTCCATATGGGTGCAAGGGGAGGGGGCCAGCGTGCTTGTGGACACCTCCACGGACCTTCGCGCCCAGGCGCTGCGGGCCGGGATACGCAGGCTGGACGCGGTGATATACACCCACCACCATGCCGACCACGTGCACGGCATAGACGAGCTTCGAAGCTTCAATTTCCTGCAAAAAGAGCCGGTGGCCTGTTACGGCAACCGGGAGACCCTGGAGCGAATCATGCGCATGTTCGGCTATATCTTCGACGACCATCCGGGAAAAGGGGGCGGAAAACCAAAGCTCGCCCTGAACGTTATCGAGGGGGAGATTTGCGTGGGATCTTTAAAAATCACGCCGGTCCCCGTGTTCCACGGGGAGATGGAGATATACGGGTATAGAATCGGTTCCGCCGCATACGTCACCGACTGCTCGAAAATCCCCCCTGCCTCCATGAAACTGCTCAAGGGGGTGGACACGCTCATCCTTGGCGCGCTGGGACTGAAAAGCCACGACACACATTTCACCGTCGAAAAAGCCCTCGGCGCGATAAAGAAGCTGGCCCCCCGCCGGGCATATCTTACGCACTTGAACCACAACATCGGGCACAAGGAATTGTCGCGCAGTCTGCCGGACAACGTGAAGCTTGCATACGACGGGCTGGAGGTGGAGATATGA